In Agrobacterium sp. RAC06, a single window of DNA contains:
- a CDS encoding FAD-binding oxidoreductase, with translation MARKDVIDGKRNEEGIALALPLLKQRFGERFQTGQSFCDQHSHTTTYLPSQRPDGVVFAESSEDVREVVRICATHRVPVVPFGTGSSLEGQVNAPCGGISIDFSRMNRILAVNAEDLDCTVEPGVTREDLNTYLRDTGLFFPIDPGANASLGGMAATRASGTNAVRYGTMKDNVLALTVVTADGEEMRTAQRARKSSAGYDLTRLFVGSEGTLGVITSVTLRLQGIPAKISGGVVAFPTLEDACNAVIMTIQMGIPVARIELLDEMQIRACNAYSKLSYAERPTLFVEFHGTEETVALQAEQFGEIAAEFGGGEFAYTANAEERNQLWKARHNAYWASRALAPELSALSTDVCVPISRLAECVAATQADIREHGFLAPIVGHAGDGNFHVLLLFNDKDAADVEKAEAFLERLNGRALAMEGTCTGEHGVGQGKISYLEQELASALPAMRAVKAGLDPDNIFNPGKIFRL, from the coding sequence ATGGCCCGCAAGGATGTGATCGACGGCAAACGCAATGAAGAAGGCATCGCTCTGGCCTTGCCGCTCCTCAAGCAGCGTTTCGGGGAGCGCTTCCAGACAGGTCAGTCGTTTTGCGACCAGCACAGCCACACCACCACCTATCTGCCGTCACAACGACCGGATGGGGTCGTCTTCGCCGAAAGCAGCGAGGATGTTCGAGAGGTCGTGCGGATCTGCGCCACGCATCGCGTGCCGGTCGTGCCCTTCGGCACGGGCTCCTCTCTGGAGGGGCAGGTGAACGCACCTTGCGGCGGCATATCGATCGATTTCAGCCGCATGAACCGGATCCTCGCGGTCAATGCCGAAGATTTGGACTGCACGGTCGAGCCCGGCGTGACGCGCGAGGATCTCAACACCTATCTGCGCGACACCGGTCTCTTCTTCCCCATCGATCCGGGCGCGAATGCGTCGCTCGGCGGCATGGCTGCAACGCGTGCATCCGGTACCAATGCGGTGCGTTATGGCACGATGAAGGACAATGTGCTGGCGCTGACGGTGGTGACGGCCGATGGTGAGGAGATGCGCACCGCGCAGCGGGCCCGCAAGTCGTCGGCCGGCTATGATCTGACGCGGCTGTTCGTCGGTTCGGAAGGCACGCTCGGGGTGATCACCTCGGTTACGCTCAGGCTCCAAGGCATTCCGGCGAAGATCAGCGGCGGTGTCGTGGCTTTCCCGACGCTCGAAGACGCCTGCAATGCCGTGATCATGACGATCCAGATGGGCATTCCCGTGGCGCGCATCGAACTCTTGGACGAGATGCAGATCCGCGCCTGCAACGCTTATTCGAAGCTTTCCTATGCCGAGCGTCCGACCTTGTTCGTCGAGTTCCATGGCACGGAAGAGACGGTGGCGCTCCAGGCCGAACAGTTCGGCGAGATCGCGGCCGAGTTCGGCGGTGGAGAATTTGCCTATACCGCCAATGCGGAAGAGCGAAATCAGCTTTGGAAGGCGCGCCACAATGCCTATTGGGCAAGCCGGGCACTGGCGCCGGAACTTTCGGCCCTGTCGACGGATGTTTGCGTGCCGATTTCGCGTCTCGCGGAATGCGTGGCCGCGACGCAGGCTGATATTCGCGAACATGGCTTTCTGGCCCCGATTGTCGGTCATGCCGGAGATGGCAATTTCCACGTCCTGCTGTTGTTCAACGACAAGGACGCCGCTGATGTCGAGAAGGCCGAAGCCTTTCTGGAGCGGCTGAACGGGCGGGCGCTTGCCATGGAAGGCACCTGCACCGGCGAACATGGGGTCGGACAGGGCAAGATCAGCTATCTGGAGCAGGAACTGGCCTCCGCACTGCCGGCGATGCGCGCCGTCAAGGCTGGGCTCGATCCTGACAATATCTTCAATCCCGGCAAGATCTTTCGGCTGTGA
- a CDS encoding AsmA family protein — protein MLGRILVTLGGLLVVALFAALLAPLFVDWTNFRRDFEDQASQLLGKKVVVNGEVSARLLPFPSVTMEDVTVGTDVDGTPLVRIARFSLDAELAPFLSGEARIFDMRIEEPKARIRLLPDGTLDWLRGSRPSIPARTVVLEKVSVTGGSVEFIDEQSGRNRMLTELDAALSARTLAGPWSVEGRAVLDGEAAQFGLTTSEVSGVALPLRLRIEPEARPFDLMLEGELALEEGKPQYAGSFSSTWKVATPAEALEPGQTPVPAPRMRGEFKLANDSITVPSYRLELGEVVDPYVISGEAKLDTGANPEFLLTAEGQQVDVNRLAADGSRAKTSRNGSVSVQQRLALLLASAAEIPIPKVPGRATLRLPAIVAGDTVFRDLQLDVRPAGNGWAVEKAVGLLPGRTQVEASGRLTLIGTPSFEGNLLIASTQPSGLATWIAGRVDPSIRGLSSAGFSASVNLTPELQRFENLELAIGAEPLKGRIERESPIGQAASLSIDLTGDGLDLDAARAIVALVVGEDAEQRLLAERVATRLKLGTLRAFGVSAEDVEAIATYEAGQLSIERFNLGSVAGSAIRVSGALRETETTPVGEAEIGFVSDDPGPFLALLRERLPANALVDRLAQSAQWYADTDVKGRLQVTEAGAVTLGLTGRVNQTALAVTAEADEISALLGGGQRSVEIRLENEEAQVLLGQAGFDPLPWTTGEGGVLTLTVNAAGEGNADAVVSFAGPVTTLEATAQLTAMDTPGMLDGKWDVSLDSQDIGPYLMALGLSLPDAATGLPLKAETQFSLGDDQLAIERMTGTIGGQTVEAEGQVNLTGSVPSIAGTVSLDQLDLDWLAANMVGPLTDPVDGALSEAALGVVSLPFDLDLGLTVKQFWPGAAEAMTDVSGTLRNKAGELSFDDIAGDWLGGKAKGRFSVANTDGNGFLQARLDLEGGDVLRTVNSLRIGRGMTEAETPAGRMDVTLVAEGAGKTPAELIGTASGSGEARFNSLTLDRLQLDIMPALIAEVDALGTEISEDKVRNITDRLIEDGRTELRGLVLPFALSDGTLRIQAASHQADAAKLDGALRLDLRSGLLDGEIGVALNAGEAAMEGGEPNFRLLFQGDALSLSQSLDVTELTNFVSLRAFEAERRRVEALQASVLEKQRLRREAALARSRAEERARAEAERLRLEEEARLKAEAEAQAAQEADTLDAQPEAPAATPVEPLTTDTVPVAPVLPVAPEERVIRQPLPEMRFEGLPGVN, from the coding sequence GTGCTCGGACGCATATTGGTAACGCTTGGCGGCCTGCTCGTGGTTGCGCTTTTTGCAGCGCTGCTTGCGCCGCTGTTCGTCGACTGGACCAATTTCCGCCGTGACTTCGAGGATCAGGCGAGCCAGTTGCTCGGCAAGAAGGTCGTGGTCAATGGTGAGGTTTCGGCACGGCTCTTACCGTTCCCGTCCGTCACCATGGAGGATGTCACTGTCGGGACCGACGTGGACGGTACGCCGCTCGTCAGGATCGCCCGCTTCTCGCTCGATGCGGAACTCGCGCCGTTCCTGTCTGGCGAGGCGCGCATCTTCGACATGCGCATCGAGGAGCCGAAGGCGCGTATCCGGCTTTTGCCTGATGGGACGCTTGACTGGTTGCGCGGCAGCAGACCCAGCATTCCGGCGCGCACGGTCGTTCTAGAGAAGGTCTCCGTCACCGGCGGTAGTGTCGAGTTCATCGATGAGCAGTCGGGGCGAAATCGCATGCTCACCGAGTTGGACGCTGCTCTTTCGGCGCGAACGCTTGCGGGCCCCTGGTCGGTCGAGGGCAGGGCCGTATTGGACGGAGAAGCGGCGCAGTTCGGCCTGACGACCTCGGAAGTCTCAGGCGTTGCCCTGCCGCTTCGCCTGCGGATCGAACCTGAAGCGCGTCCCTTCGACCTGATGCTCGAAGGCGAACTGGCGCTGGAAGAGGGCAAGCCGCAGTATGCCGGAAGCTTCTCGTCCACCTGGAAAGTCGCGACACCGGCCGAGGCCCTGGAGCCGGGGCAGACACCTGTGCCTGCACCGCGGATGCGGGGCGAGTTCAAGCTTGCCAATGACAGCATCACGGTTCCGAGCTACCGCCTTGAACTCGGCGAGGTCGTCGACCCTTATGTGATCTCGGGCGAAGCCAAGCTCGACACCGGTGCCAATCCGGAGTTCCTGCTGACGGCCGAGGGCCAGCAGGTCGACGTCAACAGGCTGGCGGCCGATGGTAGCCGGGCCAAGACCTCGCGCAATGGCAGCGTGTCGGTCCAGCAGCGCCTGGCGCTCTTGCTCGCCAGCGCTGCAGAGATCCCGATCCCCAAGGTTCCTGGCCGTGCCACGCTGCGCCTGCCGGCGATTGTCGCGGGCGATACCGTGTTTCGCGACCTGCAGCTCGACGTCCGCCCCGCAGGCAACGGCTGGGCCGTGGAAAAGGCCGTCGGCCTTTTGCCGGGCCGCACTCAGGTCGAGGCGAGCGGCCGGCTGACGCTCATCGGCACGCCATCTTTCGAAGGTAATCTCCTGATCGCATCGACCCAGCCGTCAGGCCTCGCCACTTGGATTGCGGGGCGCGTCGATCCGTCGATCCGAGGCCTTTCCTCGGCCGGATTTTCGGCCTCGGTCAATCTGACGCCCGAACTGCAACGGTTCGAAAACCTGGAGCTTGCGATCGGCGCGGAGCCTCTGAAGGGAAGGATCGAGCGAGAATCGCCCATCGGTCAAGCGGCGAGCCTCTCCATCGATCTGACGGGAGACGGTCTTGATCTCGATGCGGCTCGGGCGATCGTCGCCCTGGTCGTTGGCGAGGATGCCGAACAGCGGCTGCTCGCCGAACGGGTCGCGACCCGTCTGAAGCTCGGCACCCTGCGCGCGTTCGGTGTCAGCGCGGAAGATGTCGAAGCGATCGCCACCTACGAGGCGGGGCAGCTTTCGATCGAGCGGTTCAATCTGGGTAGCGTTGCGGGCAGCGCGATCCGGGTGAGCGGTGCGCTGAGAGAGACAGAGACTACTCCAGTAGGTGAAGCGGAGATCGGTTTCGTCTCTGACGACCCAGGCCCGTTCCTTGCACTGCTGCGGGAACGCCTGCCGGCCAACGCTCTCGTCGATCGCTTGGCCCAGAGCGCGCAATGGTATGCCGACACTGACGTCAAGGGCAGGTTGCAGGTGACGGAGGCGGGTGCCGTGACGCTCGGCCTGACTGGCCGCGTCAACCAGACAGCGCTTGCCGTGACAGCCGAGGCTGACGAGATCTCTGCGCTTTTGGGCGGCGGGCAACGCAGTGTAGAAATCCGGCTGGAGAACGAAGAGGCACAGGTCCTGCTCGGGCAGGCAGGTTTTGATCCGCTGCCTTGGACCACCGGTGAAGGTGGTGTCTTGACCTTGACGGTGAATGCCGCAGGTGAAGGCAATGCCGATGCCGTCGTCAGTTTTGCCGGGCCTGTCACTACGCTCGAGGCAACGGCGCAGCTGACGGCTATGGACACGCCTGGCATGCTGGATGGCAAGTGGGATGTGTCGCTCGATAGCCAGGACATCGGCCCCTATCTGATGGCGCTTGGTCTCAGCCTTCCCGACGCGGCAACCGGTCTGCCGCTCAAGGCAGAGACGCAATTCTCGCTTGGCGATGATCAGCTTGCGATCGAACGCATGACGGGCACGATCGGTGGACAAACGGTCGAGGCTGAGGGACAGGTGAACCTGACGGGATCCGTTCCCTCGATTGCCGGCACCGTGAGCCTCGATCAACTCGATCTCGACTGGCTTGCGGCGAACATGGTCGGCCCGCTCACGGATCCGGTTGATGGCGCCTTGTCGGAGGCGGCTCTTGGCGTCGTCAGCTTGCCCTTCGATCTCGATCTCGGCCTGACCGTCAAGCAATTCTGGCCAGGTGCGGCAGAGGCCATGACGGATGTGTCCGGAACGCTGCGCAACAAGGCCGGTGAACTAAGCTTCGATGACATTGCTGGTGACTGGCTAGGCGGCAAGGCCAAGGGTCGGTTCTCGGTGGCCAACACCGACGGAAACGGCTTCCTGCAAGCCCGCCTCGATCTCGAGGGGGGCGATGTGCTGAGAACGGTCAATTCACTTCGCATCGGACGCGGAATGACGGAGGCCGAAACGCCCGCCGGGCGCATGGATGTGACGCTGGTTGCCGAAGGCGCCGGCAAGACGCCGGCTGAGTTGATCGGTACGGCCAGTGGCTCTGGCGAGGCGCGGTTCAACAGCCTCACGCTCGACCGGCTGCAGCTCGACATCATGCCGGCACTGATTGCCGAGGTGGATGCTTTGGGAACGGAGATCAGTGAGGACAAGGTTCGGAATATCACCGATCGTCTGATCGAGGATGGCCGAACGGAACTGAGGGGATTGGTCCTGCCCTTTGCCTTGTCAGACGGTACGCTGCGCATTCAGGCGGCGAGCCACCAGGCGGATGCGGCCAAGCTCGACGGTGCGCTCAGGCTCGATCTGCGATCCGGCCTGCTCGACGGGGAAATCGGTGTCGCCCTGAACGCCGGAGAGGCCGCCATGGAGGGGGGAGAGCCGAATTTCCGGCTTCTCTTCCAGGGTGACGCGCTCTCGCTCAGTCAGTCACTTGACGTTACGGAACTTACCAATTTTGTCTCTCTGCGCGCCTTCGAGGCCGAGCGGCGGAGGGTTGAGGCGCTGCAGGCAAGCGTTCTCGAAAAACAGAGGCTGAGGCGTGAGGCGGCACTTGCGCGGTCGCGTGCCGAAGAGCGGGCGCGGGCAGAAGCGGAACGCCTGCGGCTGGAAGAGGAAGCGCGGCTCAAGGCGGAAGCGGAAGCCCAGGCGGCACAAGAGGCCGATACCTTGGATGCTCAACCTGAGGCGCCGGCGGCCACACCGGTGGAGCCCCTGACGACGGACACGGTGCCCGTTGCACCAGTTTTGCCGGTCGCACCGGAAGAGCGCGTGATCCGTCAGCCCTTGCCGGAGATGCGGTTCGAGGGACTGCCTGGGGTCAACTGA
- a CDS encoding ribbon-helix-helix domain-containing protein: MIRKRSITLHGHRTSFSVEDPFLDELKTIARKRGLSFAALIAEIDESRPLDSNLSSALRLFVLRELKQTAQEAEGKVLERPAEANFQRNPVS, from the coding sequence ATGATCCGCAAACGCTCGATCACCCTGCACGGACACCGCACCAGTTTTTCGGTCGAAGATCCCTTCCTCGACGAGTTGAAGACCATCGCCAGGAAACGCGGTTTGAGCTTTGCTGCCCTGATCGCCGAAATCGACGAAAGCCGGCCGCTCGACTCGAACCTCTCCTCTGCCCTTCGTCTGTTCGTCTTGCGCGAGTTAAAGCAGACGGCTCAGGAGGCGGAGGGGAAGGTCTTGGAAAGACCGGCAGAGGCGAACTTCCAACGCAATCCGGTCAGTTGA
- a CDS encoding DUF4169 family protein: MADIVNLRQFRKAKARDERESVAEQNRISHGRTKAEKSLTKARNDKAARQHEQGRIEKPEQD, from the coding sequence ATGGCCGACATCGTCAATCTCCGTCAGTTCCGCAAGGCGAAAGCCCGCGACGAGCGGGAGAGCGTGGCCGAACAGAACCGCATCAGCCATGGCAGAACCAAAGCGGAAAAATCGCTGACCAAGGCACGCAACGACAAGGCAGCCCGGCAGCACGAACAGGGGCGGATCGAGAAGCCCGAGCAGGATTGA
- a CDS encoding SspB family protein has translation MGHDHIRYDILAQDALRGVIRKVLAEVAATGRLPGDHHFFITFLTGAPGVRISQHLKAKYAEQMTIVVQHQFWDLKVTDSLFEIGLSFSDTPEKLVVPFNAIRGFYDPSVNFELEFDVPLADEEEGEAEITAYPLEAVAKTEETEAGKTEEKKEGSVVSLDAFRKKQ, from the coding sequence ATGGGGCACGACCATATTCGCTACGACATTCTGGCCCAGGACGCACTCCGTGGCGTCATCCGCAAGGTCTTGGCCGAGGTTGCCGCGACGGGGCGCCTGCCGGGTGACCATCACTTCTTCATCACCTTCCTGACCGGCGCGCCGGGCGTACGGATCTCCCAGCATCTCAAGGCGAAATATGCCGAGCAGATGACGATCGTTGTCCAGCACCAGTTCTGGGACCTGAAGGTAACCGACAGCCTCTTCGAGATCGGCCTCTCTTTCTCCGACACACCGGAAAAGCTCGTGGTGCCCTTCAACGCCATCCGTGGATTCTACGACCCCTCCGTGAACTTCGAACTCGAATTCGACGTGCCGCTGGCGGACGAGGAGGAAGGCGAGGCCGAGATCACCGCCTACCCGCTGGAAGCCGTCGCCAAGACGGAAGAGACGGAAGCCGGAAAGACGGAAGAAAAGAAGGAAGGCTCCGTCGTTTCGCTCGACGCTTTCCGCAAGAAGCAGTGA
- a CDS encoding thymidylate synthase: MHQYHDLLRHVLETGSDRGDRTGTGTRSVFGYQMRFDLADGFPVITTKRLHLKSIIHELLWFLKGDTNIGYLKENGVSIWDEWADENGDLGPVYGAQWRSWPNYDGGHIDQMVKLVESIKTNPNSRRHIVTAWNPALVDEMALPPCHCLFQFYVADGRLSCQLYQRSADIFLGVPFNIASYALLTLMIAQVTGLEPGDFVHTLGDAHLYANHFDQAKLQLTRTPKALPVMKLNPDVKDLFSFAYDDFNLIGYEADASIKAPIAV, encoded by the coding sequence ATGCACCAGTATCACGACCTTCTGCGCCACGTTTTGGAGACCGGCAGCGATCGCGGTGACCGCACGGGAACCGGCACCCGCTCCGTGTTCGGTTACCAGATGCGCTTTGATCTGGCGGACGGTTTTCCGGTCATCACGACGAAGCGCTTGCATTTGAAGTCGATCATTCACGAGCTGCTCTGGTTCCTGAAGGGCGATACGAATATCGGCTACCTGAAGGAAAACGGCGTCAGCATCTGGGACGAGTGGGCCGACGAAAATGGCGACCTCGGTCCAGTCTATGGTGCCCAGTGGCGCTCCTGGCCTAACTATGACGGCGGGCATATCGACCAGATGGTGAAGCTCGTCGAGAGCATCAAGACAAACCCGAACTCGCGCCGCCATATCGTCACGGCCTGGAACCCGGCGCTGGTCGACGAGATGGCGTTGCCGCCATGCCATTGCCTTTTCCAGTTCTATGTGGCCGACGGCCGCCTTTCCTGCCAGCTCTACCAGCGCTCGGCCGACATCTTCCTCGGCGTTCCCTTCAACATCGCTTCCTACGCGCTGCTGACGCTGATGATTGCGCAGGTGACCGGTCTCGAACCGGGTGATTTCGTTCATACGCTGGGCGATGCCCATCTCTACGCCAATCATTTCGATCAGGCGAAGCTGCAGCTGACGCGCACGCCGAAGGCGCTGCCGGTCATGAAGCTCAATCCCGACGTCAAGGACCTGTTTTCCTTCGCGTATGACGACTTCAACTTGATCGGCTACGAGGCCGATGCAAGCATCAAGGCGCCTATCGCCGTCTGA
- a CDS encoding dihydrofolate reductase, whose translation MADIKTVIIVAVSQNGIIGRDGDMPWKLSTDLKRFKALSMGKPLVMGRKTFESVGSKPLPGRPHLIVSRSQAFDMPGVETVTSLDEALERGRAIAAELGVDEVCVVGGGEIYRQALGFSDLLHVTHVETVVDGDTSFPTIDPATFECVEEIDVPPGEKDNYPTRYAIYRRRDAR comes from the coding sequence ATGGCTGACATCAAGACCGTCATCATCGTTGCCGTGTCACAGAACGGCATCATCGGCCGCGACGGCGACATGCCGTGGAAGCTGTCGACCGACCTGAAGCGCTTCAAGGCCCTCAGTATGGGCAAGCCGCTGGTGATGGGCCGCAAAACCTTCGAATCGGTCGGATCGAAACCCCTGCCGGGGCGGCCGCATCTCATCGTCAGCCGCAGTCAGGCCTTCGACATGCCCGGCGTTGAAACCGTGACGAGCCTGGACGAAGCCCTTGAACGGGGCAGGGCAATTGCGGCCGAACTCGGTGTGGACGAGGTGTGTGTCGTTGGTGGTGGCGAGATTTACCGCCAGGCACTGGGGTTTTCCGATCTCCTGCATGTGACCCATGTCGAGACGGTCGTCGACGGAGATACCTCATTCCCGACGATCGATCCTGCGACGTTCGAATGTGTCGAGGAAATCGACGTTCCGCCCGGCGAGAAGGACAATTACCCCACGCGCTACGCGATATACCGTCGCAGGGATGCCCGATAA
- the hflK gene encoding FtsH protease activity modulator HflK — protein sequence MPWSNQNGGGGGPWGGGGGGGNNQGPWGQGPNRSRGNGGGGGGGNQPPDLEDLIRRGQDRLKNIVPGGFNGGAFVIVGIVLVAFWAMQAVYTVQPDERGVELRFGKPKEEIAMPGLHFHLWPIEAVEIVKVTEQQQNVGSRPTSNNPGAGLMLSGDQNIVSVQFSVLYTVSDPQSYLFNLEDPTQTLQQVSESAMREVVGRRPAQDVFRDNREEISTQVRDIIQGTMDTYGAGIAINAVPIEDAAPPREVAEAFEEVQRAQQDEDRFVEEANQYANQRLGQARGQAAQIREEAAAYKDQVVKEAEGEAQRFISIYDEYVKAPDVTRQRIYLETMENVLRNSNKVIMGDQQGVVPYLPLNELMRQPGNQTTGQSTTGGN from the coding sequence ATGCCCTGGAGCAATCAAAACGGCGGCGGCGGCGGTCCTTGGGGCGGCGGCGGTGGCGGCGGTAACAATCAGGGCCCCTGGGGGCAGGGGCCAAACCGGTCGCGTGGAAACGGCGGCGGCGGCGGTGGCGGCAACCAGCCCCCGGATCTGGAGGATCTGATCCGTCGAGGTCAGGATCGACTGAAAAACATCGTGCCCGGCGGGTTCAACGGCGGTGCATTTGTGATCGTCGGTATCGTGCTGGTCGCCTTCTGGGCGATGCAGGCCGTCTATACGGTTCAGCCGGACGAGCGCGGCGTGGAACTTCGCTTCGGTAAGCCGAAGGAAGAAATTGCAATGCCGGGCCTGCATTTCCATCTCTGGCCGATCGAAGCGGTCGAGATCGTCAAGGTCACCGAACAGCAGCAGAACGTCGGCAGCCGCCCGACATCGAACAATCCCGGCGCCGGCCTGATGCTCAGCGGCGATCAGAACATCGTAAGCGTCCAGTTCTCGGTGCTCTACACCGTGTCGGATCCGCAGTCCTATCTGTTCAACCTCGAAGATCCGACGCAGACACTGCAGCAGGTGTCCGAAAGCGCTATGCGTGAGGTGGTCGGTCGTCGTCCTGCCCAGGACGTCTTCCGCGACAACCGCGAAGAGATCTCGACGCAGGTTCGCGACATCATCCAGGGTACCATGGACACCTATGGCGCCGGCATCGCGATCAACGCGGTTCCGATCGAAGATGCGGCACCGCCGCGTGAAGTGGCCGAAGCCTTCGAAGAAGTGCAGCGTGCCCAGCAGGATGAAGATCGTTTCGTCGAAGAAGCCAACCAGTACGCCAACCAGCGTCTCGGTCAGGCCCGAGGCCAGGCAGCACAGATCCGCGAAGAGGCAGCCGCCTACAAGGATCAGGTCGTCAAGGAAGCAGAGGGTGAGGCGCAGCGCTTCATTTCGATCTACGACGAATATGTGAAGGCGCCTGATGTGACGCGCCAGCGTATCTACCTGGAGACCATGGAGAACGTCCTGCGCAATTCGAACAAGGTGATCATGGGCGATCAGCAGGGTGTCGTACCGTACCTGCCGCTCAATGAACTCATGCGCCAGCCGGGCAACCAAACGACCGGCCAGTCTACGACGGGAGGGAACTGA
- the hflC gene encoding protease modulator HflC, whose protein sequence is MQNRLPYFLVALGVALFFVYSSIFVVNEREQAIVLRFGQIQDVKSEPGIYFKLPFAFIDADRVQYVEDRALRFDLPDIRVQVRGGAFYEVDAFAVYRISDARRFRETVSADREAAESRLRTRLDAALRRVYGLRNFDAALSEERGSMMSDVRNDLQAAAESLGLQVTDVRIRRTDLTQEVSQQTFERMKAERLAEAEFIRARGNEESQRRRAIADRQVVELQAEAQRDSEILRGEGDAQRNNIFADAFQRDPSFFEFYRSMRAYVASMSNQGTTMVLSPDSDFFRFFNSGAGTGNSATPTPAPAVAPQPATPPAPAGN, encoded by the coding sequence ATGCAGAACCGTCTTCCCTATTTCCTCGTCGCCCTCGGCGTCGCATTGTTCTTCGTCTACTCGTCGATCTTCGTGGTCAACGAGCGTGAACAGGCGATCGTTCTGCGCTTCGGTCAGATCCAGGACGTGAAGAGCGAGCCGGGCATCTATTTCAAGCTGCCCTTTGCCTTCATCGATGCTGATCGTGTCCAGTATGTCGAGGATCGCGCGCTTCGCTTCGATCTGCCTGACATCCGTGTTCAGGTCCGTGGCGGTGCGTTTTATGAAGTCGATGCATTTGCCGTCTATCGCATCAGCGATGCCCGCCGTTTCCGTGAAACGGTGTCGGCGGACCGCGAAGCTGCCGAATCGCGTCTTCGCACCCGTCTCGATGCAGCGCTCCGCCGCGTCTACGGTTTGCGGAACTTCGATGCGGCGCTTTCCGAAGAGCGTGGTTCGATGATGTCCGACGTTCGCAACGATCTCCAGGCGGCGGCTGAAAGCCTCGGTCTGCAGGTCACTGACGTTCGCATTCGTCGTACCGACCTGACGCAGGAAGTCTCGCAGCAGACCTTCGAGCGGATGAAGGCTGAGCGTTTGGCCGAAGCAGAATTCATCCGCGCCCGCGGTAACGAAGAAAGCCAGCGTCGCCGGGCTATCGCCGACCGTCAGGTCGTCGAACTCCAGGCCGAAGCGCAGCGCGATTCGGAAATCCTGCGCGGTGAGGGCGATGCCCAGCGAAACAACATCTTCGCTGACGCGTTCCAGCGGGACCCGAGCTTCTTCGAGTTCTATCGCTCGATGCGCGCCTATGTTGCTTCCATGAGCAACCAGGGCACGACGATGGTGCTGTCGCCCGACAGCGACTTCTTCCGCTTCTTCAACAGCGGAGCAGGCACGGGCAACTCGGCGACACCGACACCCGCACCAGCGGTTGCCCCGCAACCGGCTACGCCGCCGGCGCCTGCCGGCAACTGA
- a CDS encoding DUF2065 domain-containing protein — protein sequence MDDLLAGIAIFMIIEGLAYALAPRFLVRMARLLPQIPEDQLRLLGLTAITTGVAIAWWVRG from the coding sequence ATGGACGACCTGCTCGCAGGGATCGCCATATTCATGATCATCGAGGGGCTGGCCTATGCGCTGGCCCCTCGTTTTCTTGTGCGCATGGCCCGGCTCCTGCCGCAGATCCCGGAGGATCAGCTGCGTCTGCTCGGCCTCACCGCGATTACCACGGGCGTGGCAATCGCGTGGTGGGTGCGCGGCTGA